Genomic window (Aquimarina sp. BL5):
AGTTATTTACAACACGAATTAGAAGCCTCTTTTATTTACGAGGACACACCTGATCAAAGTACTGCTACTGAAGCTGTAAAAGCGGATATGGAAAGCGAGCGACCTATGGATCGATTGATTTGTGGGGATGTTGGTTTCGGTAAAACCGAAGTGGCTATTAGAGCTGCATTTAAAGCAGTTGATAACGGAAAACAAGTTGCGATACTGGTTCCAACAACGATTCTGGCATTTCAGCATGCAAAAACTTTTAGGGAACGTCTTAAAGATTTTCCGGTAGTGGTGGATTATGTAAACCGTTTCCGAACAGCAAAACAAAAAAGAGAAACGCTAGAAGATTTAGCTGCCGGTAAAGTTGATATTATCATAGGAACACACCAATTAGTCAATAAGAATGTAAAATTCAAGGATCTTGGATTATTGGTTATCGATGAAGAACAAAAATTTGGTGTTTCGGTAAAAGATAAACTGAAAACCATCAAAGAAAATGTAGATACGCTCACCTTAACCGCTACACCTATCCCAAGAACCTTACAATTTAGTTTGATGGCCGCCAGGGATTTATCTACCATTACCACACCTCCACCCAATCGATATCCTATAGAAACGAATGTAATTCGATTTACAGAAGAAACCATTAGAGATGCTGTAAGTTATGAGATACAACGCGGTGGTCAGGTATATTTTATTCATAACCGTATTGAAAATATCAAAGAAGTTGCCGGAATGGTACAGCGTCTAGTTCCGGATGCTAAAGTCGCTGTAGGTCACGGACAGATGGAAGGAAAAAAACTAGAAAGTCTGATGCTCTCTTTTATGAATGGAGAATTTGATGTATTGATTTCTACTACGATCGTAGAAAGCGGATTAGATGTACCAAACGCGAATACTATTTTTATAAATAATGCCAATAACTTCGGTCTTTCGGATCTACACCAGATGCGTGGTCGTGTAGGTCGAAGTAATAAAAAGGCTTTTTGTTATTTCATTACACCACCATATTCTGCGATGACAGACGATGCCAGAAAACGTATCACCGCATTAGAAATGCATTCTGACTTAGGTAGTGGATTTAATATCGCTATGAAAGATCTAGAGATTCGGGGTGCAGGAGATTTATTAGGTGGAGAACAGAGTGGGTTTATCAATGAAATTGGTTTTGATACCTATCAAAAAATACTAAATGAGGCGATTGAAGAGCTCAAAGAAAATGAGTTTGCTGACTTATATGAAGATGATCAAAAGGAAAAAGTATACTTAAAAGATACACAGATTGATACTGATTTTGAGTTATTATTCCCAGATGACTATATCAACAATATTACGGAGCGTCTTAATCTGTATACAGAACTCAATGAGATTAAAAATGAAGAAGCGCTGCAAGCCTATGAGAAAAGGTTAGTAGATCGTTTTGGAGAAATCCCAGATCAAGCTGTGGATTTATTAAATTCTGTGCGTATCAAATGGATTGCCACCTCCATTGGTTTAGAAAAGATCATTATGAAACAAGATAAACTGATTGGATATTTTATCAGTGATCAACAATCGAGTTTTTATCAAAGTCCTATATTTTCTAGAATATTACAATTTGTACAGAAAAATCCAGACAAATGTAAAATGAAAGAAAAAAATACAAGAAACGGATTGCGATTATTATTGACTTTTGAAAACATAGATTCGGTGAATAAAGCATTAAAAGTTTTACAGCCCTTAAAACTCAAAACAGAAGTTGAAGCTTAGGAATTCTGATTTGATTAGAAATTGACAATCTAAAGATTCAGGATAAATCTTTTGTTTTACTTTACAAGTCACCTATTCAATCTACTCTATTTTCAGGGTTATTAGACGTGTTCTTCCCTTATCTTAATGAAAATCAATGGAGTTTACATACGTTTTGAATTAAATTTACGTTGAGAAGATTGACAATACATTTTTATTAAATTTGTTTATCACAAACACTCATATATAAATACTTTTTAAGAATAATCACTGGCACAAGTGAAACTAACTAATTCCCAAAACTGCCAAAATGAAACATTTAAAATTAATATTACTTACTGTATGTCTTTTATCTTTAAGCCATTACAGTTTTTCACAAACACATCCTTTTTTAATTATTACTGAAGACATGTATCCTGATCTACAGCAAAAATTTGTAGGTAACCGACAACCTTTTAAATATATAAGAGATGCAGCTTTCAGTAGATGGGACAATGACTTTAGTGATGGCGATTGGGGCTCCTTGTCCGGTACGTTAAACTATAATATGCTCTCTTATGTCTTAGAGCCTAATCCTAGTAATAGAGTTCAGTACAAAAATAAAATAATAAGTATCTTAAATACATGGCCTGATCAAGTTCCTTTTTTAGAAAGAAGAGGAGCCCATGCAAACTATGTAGATGCTGCATCAGCTCAATTCAATGCTATTATAGCATTAGATATTATATATAACGATTTAACACCAACAGAATTAGCCGCTGCCGAGAGTAATTTAGCTACTGTAGCTACTTGGTACCAAAACAATGAACCTGCTTGGAGGCTATCTTATTATGGGATAAATTTATTGTATGCCATCTATAAAAACAATACCGCTGAGATAACTAAGTGGAAAGATTTATACGATGCCTATTTATTTAATAAATCGATGATGCAAGATGGATCTTGGGGGCAATCCCCAGGATATGTATTTGCTAGAATGTTAGATACACGTATGTCAAAAACACACATTAAAGATGTTATGGAATTTACAGGTCTTGGAAGTTATTATAACGACCCTAGAATGAACTTGCTTTATGAATGGGCCACTACTTTTGCATTAACTCCTTTTGGAGGGTACACTAAATTTGGTGATACAGGTCTTACAGAAAATAGATTAGCAAACCACTCTGGGATCTATTATGCAGAAAGGCATGGTACTGATGTTGGAGGAATGGCTTATTGGCATCTTGGAAATAAGAATCCTGGATCCTTTAATAGTAGTAACCTTTTTATTTATATTCTTAAAGATATTAATAAACCAACTCCTATTATGCCAGTTTCTTTACTACGAGATCAATCGGGGGCTGCACTTTGGGATAAAACAGATTCTGAAGAAGCATTACAAGGAATATTGTATTGTTTAAAAAATGATCCTGGTCAAGATAATCTTGGTCATGATTTAGAAGATGTAAACTCTTTTGATATAACAGCATATGGACAACATATCGTCTTGAATTCAGGAGTAAGATACACTAATGCCGACGGATCAGGCTTTAATTATCCTGGATATGCTCCAGATGGAGGTCGTTGGAAAAGAGCTTCTCTCCAAAATACAGTTTTAATAGGTGATGATACACAACATTCCCAAACAGACGGAAATGGTTTAATTGATGGACTTGTTGGTGGAAACGTAGAATTTGGAACGACTGATGCTGGACCTGCAATCAATAATGGAACTCATTATAGAACATTACACTTCATTCATCCTATTCCTGGAGAATCTAATGGGTACTTTGTAATTTATGATGAAGTAGAACCCACAAACTCTTCAGATGATGTAACCATTAATTTTCAAGCAAATGTATTGGATGGAAATACTGTGACTATAACTAATAATCAGGAATACAATTTTCCTATTAATGCTATCATCAATTCTGAAAATCGAGATGAAACAGAAAAAGGAACTGTTTTCTTTGCCTCCAATCCCAACGTAACTCTTGCTAGTTCGTTTAAAGGTGATTTTGGACAAGGGTTTAAAACAACTCAAAATATTAAAGCGGTATACCAAGCACCTGCAGATGGCGTCATTCGTGCTACTACTTTAATTTTTCCTGAAGATGGTACACATAGCAAAGGATCTTTATCAAAAATCGCAAATTCGGATTACAGCGGTATCACTATAACTCATAATGCTAGTTTTATTGATACGTATTTGGGTTCAAAAAATACGATAAGTAATACCTATAATGATGTTACTTTTAAAGGAAAAACCGCTTTTTTTAGAAAAAAATCCGAAAATACGATTGCCTATTCAGTCACAAATGGCACATCATTTTTAGATACAAGCGCAACTAACGACTATGGGTTTACGGCTGCTATGCCTGTGAGTATAGTTATGGAAGAAAACTCTGGAAATATCCATGCTTTTAACACTACTAATATCACTTTTTTTAAAGAGGATATAACATCTGTTCAGATAGATGGTATCGAAGTCAATCCTATATTGGCTTCTTCTCATAGCATTGAAGTTTCTGTTCCTAGTGGAAGACATCGTGTCGAGTTATTTACTAATGGTACGTTATCTATCCCTGATACTAGCACAAAAGACACTAACATAAAATTATATCCTAATCCTACAAGAAATAGTATCACCTTAAATACTGCCGACAATTTGCAGGTTCATCAAGTTATTGTTTCTGATTTGACTGGTAAATTTATTAAGGATTTAGTTTTTGAAGCTAAAGGAACAAATACCTTTATTGTAAATATCGAAAACTTGCAAACAGGCATTTACTTTTTCCAAATAAGATACAATGACGGCAAAGGAAGTATCGTGAAGAAAGTAATTATTGAATAAAGGGTTAAAGCTTTACAACTTTTTTATTGTATTCATAGGAGTACTGAAAATTCTCGAATGATGTAAACATTAGTTATGTTTCATTACAATAAATGCTTTTCATCGATATAAAAATGTATTTCATCGACAGTTCAACTGATGATGGTCTTTAAAAATTGAGAAAACATTCATTTTATTTTTAACTTTATTTCGAATTATAATGACAAAACCAACTTAGATTATGAAAAGAAAAGAAAAATTCAGTTTTTTAAACGAATCTTTAGCAATACAACTAAATAATCATAAACTTTATACTATCAATTATTCGAATGTCGAAATAAGATTTGCTGAAGAGTTAGAAAGTTACAAAAATCACCCTGAACTTATCGATATAGAGGAATTTTCCATGAATTATTCATTTGGTTATCATTATAGTAATAACATCGATGATCTTTATAGCAAAGAAGCTATGTTTATCGAAGTTAAGAGTTATCTGAATAACTTAAAAATGTGTGCATAAATCACATGTACATTGCTGTTTCTAATAAAAACAGGTCCATACATTATCATAACTGACACTATTTTTTGTAAAAATATTGCTGAATTAAATAGTAACAACTTCTATTAGTTCTACTAGGGATAAAAAGGATTTAAATTTTATGATAAAACAGGCAGTCCAAAAACCACCTGTTTACATTTTTTGTGTTTTGATAATGATTAACCTATTCATTTTTATCCAGGTAATAGGATTATATCTGCCTTTTGAGAATCTTACCAAAAAAAAATACGAGATAGTATTCAAGTGTAGAGGCTGATCTTATTAGTATATATGAAACTAATAATAAACACCATTCATTTTCAATCAATGTATAAAAGATCTACTCCAGAATTTTTTGTTTTTATACCTGTTTTAGTCTGTGACCAAAAAATCCCGTTTCTAAAAGCATAATATATATTACTAGAACTGTTCCCTTCATATACCAATATCACTTGAGTTCCATTAGTAGCAATTCCTGGACGTTGATCTGTTTTAGCTAAATCCCTAAATCTCACTTCTACTTTTTGGAAAGTGTTAGGAATTAAGGCATTGCCAAAAGAAGATGTCCACATTTCGTTTTTATCTGTTCTAATCACAACATGATTCAATCCTCTGGAATCGGTTCTTGAAGTTATGGCAATATCCAAAGCATTACCAGGAGACTGAAATGCAGGAAAAGGAATACTAATATTAATGTTTAAGTCCTGAAAGTTTAACCCATCCACACTACGCAAATAATTTAGATGCACACTGCCTATCATAGCCAATAGAAATACTCCATTTTTTTGTATAATATCAAAATCGTTAAAACTCATGCTTGGAGTCACTGGTCTATTCGTCGTCCAATTAGTACCATCAAATTTGCTCATGAAAATGCGACCAGTAGATGTTTTTCCTGTATGAAACACATATAATTCTCCATTTTTGGATACCGTTCTAATTAATCCTTTCTCAGATGTTAACGCACCAGGAACTGTTCTTTCTGTACCGAAATCAGTTCCATTGTTCGAAACCGTATAATAAATTTTACCTGTATTACGACGACCTCTATATACAATAGCTACTCTACTTCCAAATTGAGTGCCACTAATATGTGTTTTAGTAAGACCAGCACCAGGAACATATCTACCAGATGTCCAGCTTCCTGTTCCTGGAATGCTATTAGAACTAATAATCTTATCATTTCCACTGGCTCCGCAATAAAATTGAAATCTATTTGGTAATGCTGTACTCTTTTGTGAGACTGTCGATATTTCTATAGAATCTTCCTCAAAAGAAAGTTCTTCCTGATTATTGTCACAAGAGGTAACAATCATTATAGATAAAAAAACTACTAATATCTGAAGCAGTTTTGGTATTCTTATTTTTTTCATTTTATAAAGGTTTAAAAAAGTTAATACCTGAACATTTAAAGACAATCAGGTTTTTGTCTCCTCTTCGCGAATGAGTTTAATTACTATCAAGTTCCTTATCTAAATTTTTGTTACCCACTTAATCAAAAGACATGAGTTTAGATATTAGAATAATTCCTATATTTCTAACTTTAAAAAAAACACAAAACTCCTGAAACCCTATATTATATTGAAGTGTCGGGTTAATGACGGGTCAAAGTCAAAACAAAAAATTTGAGATTATATCTCTTACAATTAATATTGCTGTATCAAATGAAAACAAGTTCTAGTAATTCTACTGCAGAGAATACTACTTCAACAGAAACTAAAAACTTAAAGATCATGGAACAGCCAGCATTAGGTATAAAAATATCAGAACTCAGAAAATCAAAAGGACTTACCCAAGAAGAGTTAGTCGAACAATGTAATATTAGTGTTAGAACCATACAAAGAATTGAAGCCGGAGAGGTTACACCGAGAAGCTATACGATAAAAACAATTCTATCTGCATTGGATTACGACCTAGAAAAAATTCAAACAGAAGATTCTAAAGTAACAAAAGAATTTAAAAAGATATTCCTACTTGAAATAGATGACGAAAAAGAAGCAAGTTTTCTGACAAGACAACTAAACATTGCCTGGATTAGTGGTATCATATATTTTCTGGTTGGTTTTGTAGAAATGATAGTAGATTATTACAGAATTGAGGAAAATGAAATGGTAATTGATCAGTGGCTATATATTTTTCTGAAAATAGTTTTAGTAACTTCTATTGTCCTTTTTACTCGTGGTTTTGTACTTACCGGTAAGATTTTTAAAAACTACTTGCTAAAAATAACTGCGTTCATGTTCATTTTTATTACGATCGTATTCTATGCATTTGACATTATATCCCTATACGTTGGTGATTTTGATTATCATATTGTTATCGGTGCAGAAGCAATGACCTACGGAATTATAGGAATCTTGTTTGGGATATCTGTTTTAAGGCTTAAGAATGGGTTAGGAACCATCGCTACAGTTACGGGGATTTTCGAAATCATTACCTACGCATTTATGACAACCGTATTACTATCTATCGTTGGATTGATATTTCTTACACCTACTATTTTATTAGAAATCATTCTACTTTTTAAAGTCTGCGAGATGATCAAGGCTAAAGAGAAAGCTATACTAGCCGATTAATTTAATTTTAACTTCTTCATCTACAGAATCATTGAATCCATATTCAATGACAGGAAATCATTTGTCAAATCTTAAACGAACATCATAATGAAAAAATGCATTATAATCACTTCTGTAATCTTACCAATACTTATGCTAAGCTTCTTCCTTTTTGAACCTATCATGACCTACACAACGGGGTGGAATTCTTTTCCAAACAGTAAAGAATTAGAGCCTATCTCATATCATAATGATGATACTTCAAAAAAGGCAGATAGTATTTTAAAAGAAATGTTTACGCATCTTAAAACACCTGGATTATCAGTTGCTATAGGAATGAACGGAAAGGCAATTTGGTCTAATGCAATTGGTTACCAAGATATTAAAAACGATAAAAAAATAAGTCTTGATACAAAATTCAGAATAGGAAGCACATCCAAAGCAGTTACTTCCATTGGAGTAGGTTTGCTTTTACAGAAAGGTAAATTAAATCTAAATTCTAAGGTCAAAGAATTCGTACCTTATATAAACGAAACACTGGCCGAAATAAAATTAAAACAACTAGCATCACATACCTCAGGAATACGAAATTATGGAACCTGCTTTTGCTTTCCTATATGGGAACATCTCAACAATGATGAGTATACAACGGTGCAAGAAAGTGTAGGAATATTTAGTGATTCTCCACTGCTGTTTCCTTCTGGAACTGATTTTAGCTATAGTTCTTACAACTATACCTTGCTCAGTGCTATGATGGAAGGTGCGTCTGGTAAAGATTTTCTAAGTTTTATGAAAGCCGCAATTTTTAATCCTTTAGGTATTAAACACATCAATGGAGAAACATCATCTTTATCACAAGAAAATATTTCAAAATTTTATGAAGTGGATGAAAACATGTATAAAGAAACTTTTAAAGTCAACAATAGTAATAAATGGGCTGGAGGCGGATTTGTTGCTACACCAACGGCTCTTGTAAAACTAGGGAATGCCTTTCTAAACTATAATCTTTTAAATAAAGCCACCACTGAAACCCTTATAGAACCAGTACAATTAGACACAGGAGAAATCAATAAACAAAACTATGCCATTGGATGGCGTAACAGCTTTACCGAGGAGATGTTTGACAATAATCAAAAAGTACAAATCATCCATCACGCAGGAACTGCTGCGGGTTCTACATCTGTATTTATTCTATTTCCGGAATATAATCTATCAATATCTATACTAATGAATCGAAGTGGCGCCACATCCGACTTATTTACCTACTCATACGAGCTAGCAAAAATATTTATAACCAAAAAATGAAGTGTCATCTCTCACTGTTTAATTGAACCAGAGCCAATAGGAGTGGCATGTGAAGATCAAAAACCAAAACTTTTATATTAAAAGAATAAAAAAGGGTCAGAATCTTAGGATTCTGACCCTTTTCAATATTTGAATTAGCCTAAAAATTATTCTTCTTTAATTAAAACGGTCCACCAACTGGTCTGCATAAACATCCCGCACAGATGAATGGATGGTCGCACTCGCTATCTGATTGGCATTCAGAGTTTAAACCTCCTCCTCCATTAACAGATTGTTGTTGTTTTTTGTTTAATTCTTTTACTCCTTGTTGAGTTAAAATTGATTTTAACATAATAATTTGGTTTTAAGATTAATTTGTATTGTGAGAGTAAGTTACAAAATAAAATAGGAAAATTCCCCTAATTTATTAATGATCTAAAATTAATACTCAATGCTACTTTCAATAATTCTTAGATTACTTGTACCGGCATCCGAGACATATAAAACTTTACCATTTGAACTTGCCAAAATTCCATTTGGAAAATTAAACGTAGCTTCAGAAATATCTCCATCATCATTACCCAATGTACTTCCTGCAAATACCTCAACTTCATTTTCTTTGTTAAGATTGACTTTATAAATCTTATGCTCTCCCAACTGAGTTGCAAAAAGAAAACCTTTCGCATATGTCAAAAACCCTAAAAAATTAGCATTTGGCCCTCCAGCAGGAAGCTCAGCAATAAAAGTCAGGTTTCCATCCTTGTATTTATAAATTTTTCTGTCGTTAAAATTTCCTATATACGTATTTCCTCTTCTGTCAAAGGCTATTCCGGCAGGCCCATTAATAGGCGCTCCTTCGTATAATTTAGTAATTGTATTGTCTTCTGATAATATATTAATCGTATTGGTATTGTACTCTACAAATAACATATCATTAGTCCCTGGGATTCGTTTTATACCAGCAGGAGAAATTGCAGGAATACTATCTAATTGCGTGCCTTCTTCTGAATACTTATAAATTGCGTTTCCAAAATTATCACATACATAGACCTCATCATCTTTGTTAATTCCAATTCCATTTGGAGAGACTAAACCATTTGCAAAAACGGTCACTTCTCTAGAAGGAGTCATTTTATACACTGTATTCCCTACAAAATCTGACCCGTATAAATTTCCCTTACGATCTATAGCTAGCCCATCATAAAAAGCTCCGTCTGTAACCGTTTCTACTGTCGTTGTTATATTGGGTACTTCTCCCGGTCTGCAGGAAATAAATAATAAGGAAAAAAGAAAAACGGGTATAACCATGGAAGAATACATTGCTTTTTTAAGTGTCAAAAAATAATTAACTGTTCGTTTCATTTGATGTAATTTTAAAAGTTATGCTCAAAATTGAATCAAAAGCGTTTAATAATCGACCGTGTGTATCCTGTAAAACCTTTTTTAACGAATATTTTCCTAAAGAAGCTTTATTTGACTATCTTTTTTGATGTCCTATACGTACCTGATGTTATAAGCACTGTATATATTCCCGAACTCCAAGTGCTGGTATTTATATTTCTTTCAAAAGCTTTGGTTTCAAATGGATTTGATTCTGAAAAAATTCTTTGCCCAAGCGTATCATATACCGCTACATCAAAACTACTTTGTTCCAGAAGTACTCCTTTTATCGTTAACATTTCTGTTGATGGATTTGGATATAATAGTAGGGAAAAGTCAGCTTCTTTTAATTCATTGATGCTAAGAGTTACATCAGAAATTATTCTGAGATTTTTTGTTCCCGCATCACTTACATATATGGTCGCCCCATCTGGGCTAGCCAAAATACCATTAGGAAGATTAAATGTAGCATCTGCAACATTTCCATCCGCATTCCCAATAGTACTTCCTGCATATATCTCGAGATCATCCACGTTTTGAGGGTTAATCCGATAAACACGATGCTCTCCCAATTGAGTAGCATATAAAAATCCATTAGCATATGTCAAGAAACCTAAAAAATTGCTATTGATCCCCCCTGAGGGTAATTGCGCTACGTATGTCAATACTCCATTATCGTACTTATGAATTCTTCTATCGTTAAAATTTCCTATAAATATTGTACCACTATCATCAAATGCTATACCAGCCGGGCCATTTAACGGACTCCCGGAAAATAGTTGAGTAATTGTCCCATCTGATGCAAGCAAGTTAATGGTATTATTACCGTAACCAACAAAAAGCATATCATCACTGTTCGGCATTTTTTTTATTCCAGCAGGAGTAAGCGTAGGGTAGCTAGCAAGTTCATCTCCCTGATCATTATATTTTAGTATTCTATTACTTTCATGATCACATATGTAAATTTCATTATTACTATTCACACCAATTCCGTTAGGTGTGTTTAGACCACTCACAAACGTGCTTACATTACCATTGACATCCAATTTAAAAACCGAATCACCTGAATAATCAGATCCATATAAATTTCCATTTATATCCAAAGCAAGTCCATCATGGAATAATCCT
Coding sequences:
- the mfd gene encoding transcription-repair coupling factor, with protein sequence MSKNIITQTFAQSLSLQKLRNAIAQSESKTHLQGLIGSSLSFVISSAFEQADTPFLCVFDDKEEAAYYLNDLEQQLGDKNVLFYPGSYRRPYQIEETDNANVLLRAEVLNRINSRKKPALIITYPDALFEKVVTRKELEKNTLKIAIGDTLSLDFVNEVLFEYQFQRVDFVTEPGEFSVRGGIVDVFSFSNDEPYRIEFFGDEVDSIRTFDVETQLSTDQIKKISIIPNVENKAMQETRESFLKYIASKTVVFAKDIDLLSARIDKNLEKAKEAFKTLSEDIKHGTPEELFASSALIKKQLLDFTLVEIGNRPLTKADYAIKFDIKPQPSFNKQFDLLIKNLNKNHEEGYKNYIFCVSDQQAKRFHDIFDDADLGVKQYETIVFSAFQGFIDHDRKIACYTDHQIFERYHKFNLKSGYAKKQAISLKELTNLEVGDYVTHIDHGIGKFGGLQKIDVEGKKQEAIKLIYGERDVLYLSIHSLHKISKFNGKDGKPPQIYKLGSKAWKTLKQKTKARVKHIAFNLIQLYAKRKLQKGFQYNPDSYLQHELEASFIYEDTPDQSTATEAVKADMESERPMDRLICGDVGFGKTEVAIRAAFKAVDNGKQVAILVPTTILAFQHAKTFRERLKDFPVVVDYVNRFRTAKQKRETLEDLAAGKVDIIIGTHQLVNKNVKFKDLGLLVIDEEQKFGVSVKDKLKTIKENVDTLTLTATPIPRTLQFSLMAARDLSTITTPPPNRYPIETNVIRFTEETIRDAVSYEIQRGGQVYFIHNRIENIKEVAGMVQRLVPDAKVAVGHGQMEGKKLESLMLSFMNGEFDVLISTTIVESGLDVPNANTIFINNANNFGLSDLHQMRGRVGRSNKKAFCYFITPPYSAMTDDARKRITALEMHSDLGSGFNIAMKDLEIRGAGDLLGGEQSGFINEIGFDTYQKILNEAIEELKENEFADLYEDDQKEKVYLKDTQIDTDFELLFPDDYINNITERLNLYTELNEIKNEEALQAYEKRLVDRFGEIPDQAVDLLNSVRIKWIATSIGLEKIIMKQDKLIGYFISDQQSSFYQSPIFSRILQFVQKNPDKCKMKEKNTRNGLRLLLTFENIDSVNKALKVLQPLKLKTEVEA
- a CDS encoding T9SS type A sorting domain-containing protein, coding for MKHLKLILLTVCLLSLSHYSFSQTHPFLIITEDMYPDLQQKFVGNRQPFKYIRDAAFSRWDNDFSDGDWGSLSGTLNYNMLSYVLEPNPSNRVQYKNKIISILNTWPDQVPFLERRGAHANYVDAASAQFNAIIALDIIYNDLTPTELAAAESNLATVATWYQNNEPAWRLSYYGINLLYAIYKNNTAEITKWKDLYDAYLFNKSMMQDGSWGQSPGYVFARMLDTRMSKTHIKDVMEFTGLGSYYNDPRMNLLYEWATTFALTPFGGYTKFGDTGLTENRLANHSGIYYAERHGTDVGGMAYWHLGNKNPGSFNSSNLFIYILKDINKPTPIMPVSLLRDQSGAALWDKTDSEEALQGILYCLKNDPGQDNLGHDLEDVNSFDITAYGQHIVLNSGVRYTNADGSGFNYPGYAPDGGRWKRASLQNTVLIGDDTQHSQTDGNGLIDGLVGGNVEFGTTDAGPAINNGTHYRTLHFIHPIPGESNGYFVIYDEVEPTNSSDDVTINFQANVLDGNTVTITNNQEYNFPINAIINSENRDETEKGTVFFASNPNVTLASSFKGDFGQGFKTTQNIKAVYQAPADGVIRATTLIFPEDGTHSKGSLSKIANSDYSGITITHNASFIDTYLGSKNTISNTYNDVTFKGKTAFFRKKSENTIAYSVTNGTSFLDTSATNDYGFTAAMPVSIVMEENSGNIHAFNTTNITFFKEDITSVQIDGIEVNPILASSHSIEVSVPSGRHRVELFTNGTLSIPDTSTKDTNIKLYPNPTRNSITLNTADNLQVHQVIVSDLTGKFIKDLVFEAKGTNTFIVNIENLQTGIYFFQIRYNDGKGSIVKKVIIE
- a CDS encoding helix-turn-helix domain-containing protein; the encoded protein is MKTSSSNSTAENTTSTETKNLKIMEQPALGIKISELRKSKGLTQEELVEQCNISVRTIQRIEAGEVTPRSYTIKTILSALDYDLEKIQTEDSKVTKEFKKIFLLEIDDEKEASFLTRQLNIAWISGIIYFLVGFVEMIVDYYRIEENEMVIDQWLYIFLKIVLVTSIVLFTRGFVLTGKIFKNYLLKITAFMFIFITIVFYAFDIISLYVGDFDYHIVIGAEAMTYGIIGILFGISVLRLKNGLGTIATVTGIFEIITYAFMTTVLLSIVGLIFLTPTILLEIILLFKVCEMIKAKEKAILAD
- a CDS encoding serine hydrolase; translation: MKKCIIITSVILPILMLSFFLFEPIMTYTTGWNSFPNSKELEPISYHNDDTSKKADSILKEMFTHLKTPGLSVAIGMNGKAIWSNAIGYQDIKNDKKISLDTKFRIGSTSKAVTSIGVGLLLQKGKLNLNSKVKEFVPYINETLAEIKLKQLASHTSGIRNYGTCFCFPIWEHLNNDEYTTVQESVGIFSDSPLLFPSGTDFSYSSYNYTLLSAMMEGASGKDFLSFMKAAIFNPLGIKHINGETSSLSQENISKFYEVDENMYKETFKVNNSNKWAGGGFVATPTALVKLGNAFLNYNLLNKATTETLIEPVQLDTGEINKQNYAIGWRNSFTEEMFDNNQKVQIIHHAGTAAGSTSVFILFPEYNLSISILMNRSGATSDLFTYSYELAKIFITKK
- a CDS encoding T9SS type A sorting domain-containing protein, translating into MKTLYALLFLLVTASLNSQTVTTVMEGLFHDGLALDINGNLYGSDYSGDSVFKLDVNGNVSTFVSGLNTPNGIGVNSNNEIYICDHESNRILKYNDQGDELASYPTLTPAGIKKMPNSDDMLFVGYGNNTINLLASDGTITQLFSGSPLNGPAGIAFDDSGTIFIGNFNDRRIHKYDNGVLTYVAQLPSGGINSNFLGFLTYANGFLYATQLGEHRVYRINPQNVDDLEIYAGSTIGNADGNVADATFNLPNGILASPDGATIYVSDAGTKNLRIISDVTLSINELKEADFSLLLYPNPSTEMLTIKGVLLEQSSFDVAVYDTLGQRIFSESNPFETKAFERNINTSTWSSGIYTVLITSGTYRTSKKIVK